TGGGCAGGGGCCGGCTGCTTCTACACCGCAGCGTGGAGGCCGCTGTGACTGAGTGGAGTGAGTGAGAGACGAGGCGGGCCCCGGCAGTGCCAGGCATTTGGGCGTCTTTCTCAGCACGATGGATACACCTCTGTGGGTTTAGGCGGGTTTAGGTGGGACAATGATGGGGCCAGATTTGCTTTGTTTACTTTCTTATCTTTTGGCTGTGTTGTGCGGcacctgggatcttagttccttgaccagggattgaacatggtgTCCCTTGCGCTGGAAgcgcagattcctaaccactggacttccagggaagtcttgGGTTTATTTTAGAGCCTGCTTTCTGCAGCTGGCCCAGGGGAGGGGGTGAAGAAGACAGCGACATGCCGCAGCATCTGAGGGTGGAGGCTGGCATGTGACCGCCGCCTGGATGGGAAGCCCCTCCCCAGATGGGCACCAGAGGCCTCTGAACCCTGAGAGCGGAACAGACCTGGTGGGCTGGCCTGGGCTCAGGCCCTACCCTGAATCTTCCACACTACATGAGGTCATGAGGTGTTCCGGTCGGGTGGGTGCTCTGCGGGTCTCTGAGGGGCCCAGAGAGACCCTTGGGGGCTTCAGACTGTGCTCTCGGGTGGCCCAGAAAACTGAGGtccattctcccaaagcatcAGTCCAGTGCAATCTAGCTTTACATTTAGATTTAGGTATATGGTTTGAAGCatttccaccccccaccccctgaaaATTAAGATAAATGTGGCATAGAATAAAAAACCCAcactaatttttaaagataaaatgaaatgacTCCACCTTTGTAGTCAGCAGGGCTGACTCGGTGTCCACTTCGCTGTTGGGGGTGCCTTAGGGGGAAAGTTTGAGAAACAGGCCATTAAGGTGcaaaagaggagaagaggagatgggagagaaggaaaagatgggGAGGAAAGCCTAGGAGAGGGGAAGAATCAAAGAGATAGAAGAGCGAGGGGCTGTGGTGTTTACCAGCAATTTCCCAAAGGTGTCTATCCCGTCTCCCCCAACCTCACGGGGCCTCACCGGGGTATGAAGGACCCAAGGAAAAAGGCTAACCCAATACTTCTGGTACCACACTGGCTGGCTTACTGGAAAGTACCGTTTCCTCTCTTAACAGAGCCCcagggaaggctttcttctctttttcaccGGTTTTCTTTAATTGCACGCGATCCACACTCAAGACAGACTTGTAGCTGCTGTTTGTATTGTTCCCTAGGCAGCCCCACAAAGCGAGTCTTTGCTGGGCATGTTAATTACATGGTGGAAAGAACAAGCCATCTCCTCGCTAGGGAGggttgtggggtggggtgggggactgTCAGGACTGTGTGCTGGGCTTCGCTTCTGGACGTGGGGGACCAGGGACCCCCTGCCGGGGTGGGGCCATCTTCCCTGGGGCGTGGCTCGGTCCATCCCAGGCCAGGGCTGTGCTCAGAAGCAGCACGTGCCTTTGGAGGCTTCTGCAGCGATGGTGGTAGCGTCAAGCCTCAGAGGGCGGGcagggttggggggcgggggcgcgtCCTGGCGGTGGCGGTGGTGGGGTGCGTCCTCTGGTCTCAGTTATTGTCTCTGGTGTCCGAGGAGGCACTTCCGAACAAGATGTCACTGTCGTGGGACATGCTGCTCAGCTGCGACTTGGTCTTGATGAGAAACTGGGTCCTGCGGAACATCACCCTCTCCTGCTCCTGCTTGAGCTCCAGGTAGGAGCGGGAGAAGGTGTGGAAGATGGAGGTCACGGGGAAGGCCATGAGGAGGATGCCGCTGAGGATGCTGCTGAGCGCCACCACCTGGCCGGGCGTGCTCCTGGGTACCATGTCGCCATAGCCCACGGTCGTCATGGTGATGACGGCCCACCAGTAGCAGGCAGGGATGCTGGTGAACTCGGGGCTCTCGGCCATCTCGTTCTCGATGACGTAGAGGAGCGGGGCGAAGAGCGCGATGGCCACGCAGAGGAAGAGCAGCAGGAGCCCGAACTCGCGGGTGCAGCGGCGGGCCGTGAGCCCCAGCGTCTGCAGCCCCAGCGAGTGGCGGGCCAGGCGCATGACGTACAGGATGCGCAGCGCCCGCAGGACGCGCAGCACCAGCCCCACCTTGTCCAGGTAGCTGTTGCCTGTGCCGGGCTTGCGGCGGCCCGCGGAGGCGCCATCCACCAGCAGGGTGACGTAGTAGGGCAGGATGGCCACCATGTCGATCAGCGTCAGCGGGCTCCGCAGGAAGGCGAACTTGCTGGGCGCCTGGATGAGCCGCAGGAGGAACTCGAGAGAGAACCAGCCCACGCACACCGACTCCACGATGAAGATGTTGCGGCACATCTGGGAGCACCGGccctgggagagagagaagggcggGGAGGTCAGCGGCTCCACCGTGAGGAGCGCGGGGCTCCGTCCTGGGCCAGAGGGCGCTACCGGGGCCAAGGTGGGCTGGCCTCGATGCCTGTCCCTGGGTCCCCTCTCTCCGGTTACACCCACTCCCTGGGCAATCCCGTGCAAGCCTGAAGCTTGAAGCATCTTCTCAACACTGACTACCCCTAATCTCTCTGCAGCCCAGACCCCGCCCCTGAACTCCAGACTCCAGAGGAGCTGCCTCCTAAGGGGGTCTGATAGGTGTCTCAAACTCATCACGTCCCCAGACTAGCTCCTGAcctctttcttcttaaaatttatttttattgagatgtaattgacatataacaaaCACAAGGCACAGGGCAAGCTGACCTGACACATTTACGTATTGCAATACGAATACCACCAAGGGTGCACGCGAGctcggtcacttcagtcgtgtccaa
This portion of the Ovis canadensis isolate MfBH-ARS-UI-01 breed Bighorn chromosome 13, ARS-UI_OviCan_v2, whole genome shotgun sequence genome encodes:
- the KCNG1 gene encoding voltage-gated potassium channel regulatory subunit KCNG1, which codes for MTLLPGDNSDYDYSALSCTSDASFHPAFFPQSQSLKGVFYRRAQRLRPQDEPRQGGQPEDRRRQIIINVGGIKYSLPWTTLEEFPLTRLGQLKACTNFDDILNVCDDYDVTCNEFFFDRNPGAFGTILTFLRAGKLRLLREMCALSFQEELLYWGIAEDHLDGCCKRRYLQKIQEFAETVEREDEDDALDSEDLDSERPAEEEGRLGRCMRRLRDMVERPHSGLPGKVFAFLSVLFVTVTAVNLSISTLPSLREEEEQGRCSQMCRNIFIVESVCVGWFSLEFLLRLIQAPSKFAFLRSPLTLIDMVAILPYYVTLLVDGASAGRRKPGTGNSYLDKVGLVLRVLRALRILYVMRLARHSLGLQTLGLTARRCTREFGLLLLFLCVAIALFAPLLYVIENEMAESPEFTSIPACYWWAVITMTTVGYGDMVPRSTPGQVVALSSILSGILLMAFPVTSIFHTFSRSYLELKQEQERVMFRRTQFLIKTKSQLSSMSHDSDILFGSASSDTRDNN